The DNA window GCGCCGTTGGCGCGAGCCTGCGCCCAGCTCCCAAAATCGGGGACCGGGTGGTGGTGGCCAACTCGGCCCCTTGCGGCAACTGCTTTTATTGCCGCGCCAACCAGGAGAACCTGTGCGACGACCTGCTGTTCCTCAATGGCGCTTACGCAGAATCGATTGTTGTTCCGGCGCGAATCGTGCAGAAGAATCTGTGGCCGCTCAAGCCGGGGACGGCTTTCCGCGATGCGGCGCTCGTCGAGCCGTTGGCGTGTGTCGTGCAGGGCATTGAGGATGCAAAGTTGCGGGCCGGTCAGCGCGTGCTGGTGCTGGGCGCGGGTCCAATCGGTTTAATGTTTGTTGTGCTGGCGCGCCAGCTCGGCTGCACAGTGACCGTGGCCGGACGCGGCGAAGGCCGTTTGCAAACGGCGCGCCGGCTTGGGGCCGAGACAGCAATCCCCGTGGTAACCGGCGATGAACTGGAGCCTGGGAGCCTGCCGGGCTCACCGTTCGATGTCGTTATCGAGGCGGTGGGCAAACCTGAGACATGGGAAGCCGCGGTGCCCTTGACGCGCAAGGGCGGATTGGTCAACTTTTTCGGCGGCTGCCCCGCCGGCACAAAGGTGGCGCTGGATACGGGCTTGATTCACTATTCGAACCTGACGCTGGTTGCGAGTTTCCATCACACGCCGCGCGCGGTGGGCCGCGCGTTGGAATTAATCGAAAGCGGGATCATCAACGCTGCGGACTTTGTCGATGGTCAATGGCCTCTGAGCCGGCTGCCTGAGCTGTTTCAGTCGATGGCCGCCGGCAATCGCGCCGTGAAAACGTTTATCAACGTCAAAGCGTAGCTTCGCCTCGCGACAGCTTCGCCTTGCAAGGTTGACTTTTGCCGGGTTATAGGCGATTGGGCCAGATGTGAGCGGGCAAAACTGGAGGGAATATGAGGTTAAAGGATAGAGTGGCGGTGATCACCGGCGCGGGCAGTGGCATCGGCGCGGCGATTGCAGAGCGATTCGCGGCGGGAGGAGGCCGGGTAGTGATCAATTATCACCCCGGGGGCAAGCACAACGGGGCTGAACTGGCCGGCAAACTCACCCAAAACGGGCAGAGCGCCATTGCTATCGGCGCCAACGTGGACCAACGCGCTGAGGTGGAGCAGATGTTTCAGCAGACCGTCGCCAGATTTGGCCGTGTCGATATCCTGGTGAACAATGCCGGCATCGAGATTAACAAGCCTTTCATCGATCTTACAGATGAGGAATGGAGCAAGGTCATCGGGGTAAATCTGTATGGCAGCTTTGTGGTCAGCCAGACGGGGGCCCGCCAGATGGTCAAGCAGGGGCAAGGCGGCAAAATCCTGTTCATCTCGTCGGTGCATGAGGACATCCCGTTTCCACGCTATACAGCCTATTGCGCCTCGAAAGGGGCTATCCGGATGATGATGCGCAATTTGGCCATCGAACTTGCCCCTTATAAGATCAACGTCAATAATATTGCCCCCGGGGCGATTGCGACGCCGATAAACCAAAAGGTCCTTGAGAACCCGCAGGAAAAACAGAAGGCCATTGGCGAAATCCCTTGGGGCCGCTTCGGTAAACCTGAGGAGGTGGCATCGCTGGCCGTTTTTCTGGCAAGCGCTGAAGCCGATTACGTCACCGGGAGCACCTACTACATGGATGGCGGGATGACGCAACAGGTGACGAAGTATTGAGCGCAGATGGCTCAGAAATATGGTAATCTTGGCCGGCCAAAAAGTCCGTGCCATCGTATGCGGGCGGGTATAGTATCGCCCCATGAAGCAAAAAATTTCTCGCCGCTCGGCTCTGCGCAAAGTCACCGGTGGCACCGTGGCGCTCGCGGCTGCCGCCAGTTTATCCCGCCGCCTTGAGGCCGCCGACGACGCGGTCGGTTCGAAGCTCAAGTACCGCATTCACCCGTCGGTTTGCAAATGGTGCTACGGGAAAATCCCGCTGGAAGACTTTTGCGTGGCGTGCAAACAGATTGGGCTGCAATCGATCGA is part of the Verrucomicrobiia bacterium genome and encodes:
- a CDS encoding glucose 1-dehydrogenase, with translation MRLKDRVAVITGAGSGIGAAIAERFAAGGGRVVINYHPGGKHNGAELAGKLTQNGQSAIAIGANVDQRAEVEQMFQQTVARFGRVDILVNNAGIEINKPFIDLTDEEWSKVIGVNLYGSFVVSQTGARQMVKQGQGGKILFISSVHEDIPFPRYTAYCASKGAIRMMMRNLAIELAPYKINVNNIAPGAIATPINQKVLENPQEKQKAIGEIPWGRFGKPEEVASLAVFLASAEADYVTGSTYYMDGGMTQQVTKY
- a CDS encoding alcohol dehydrogenase catalytic domain-containing protein, whose amino-acid sequence is MRAAILYGQEDVRVEQVLPRALAPGEVRIQIEAALTCGTDLKVFKRGYHARMIVPPAVFGHELAGVISETQAPEETAQTPGPGAGSAEHEFVARAVGASLRPAPKIGDRVVVANSAPCGNCFYCRANQENLCDDLLFLNGAYAESIVVPARIVQKNLWPLKPGTAFRDAALVEPLACVVQGIEDAKLRAGQRVLVLGAGPIGLMFVVLARQLGCTVTVAGRGEGRLQTARRLGAETAIPVVTGDELEPGSLPGSPFDVVIEAVGKPETWEAAVPLTRKGGLVNFFGGCPAGTKVALDTGLIHYSNLTLVASFHHTPRAVGRALELIESGIINAADFVDGQWPLSRLPELFQSMAAGNRAVKTFINVKA